Proteins encoded together in one Pseudomonas sp. Seg1 window:
- a CDS encoding toxin VasX, giving the protein MTAAANIAAMAKSAQDTRSPLGMCHLMSEKVQLLPLRYGLVEHLDPSSELSMPLSLSSQPLGIRLLRDGYLYIIDNGSGYLHEYRIEQGQINKLVWKGQEVASDTRTASVGEPQLIFSRQHTLFAGYSEIQWTAYKCSQVLKDAAERERLMQRIEPASACPDKGGAHLLSQRQANTWLAEVAEKSTPVDLPEGANPQERQPYAWEDTPLFKGTAIETLTSQVLGAYQNDYLFLVLRDDFGVMRDLASAQLNVAHWLDQWSRDDVAQRQYLTGAYIQSLYEVTPARLDALASTDPAVKALKDETSAEQQAAVHDYLRAKRDNAGSPIFGDEAHWRRAAISDPYARAAVNLQDALGDALWQKHRSTITTLHLQTWEALYGKEIGQRGIDHLINRSDMQAFVSQQQTLLSHWHKRLQAIREDRLNMIVGGHFHRAAWYYDFRNDEQIRHRLETEFLCVAALCWNREATEKLVTFLDSNLLTVVPGLETLTLADQMDVSKKLMDLSSFSIKVAAAQESLDAVDVLTNQFRSLMNERLPNFADLNVRFSGLQSLLDGAYMPAHQLIAADQLDRAHTEFKRQQPIDPNSFIRGLGISTRLQLLREFSRSGLTLRAASASEFQAFNKARDTALDLRRQLKDSYKLRHRELSRQIHGLAPSGSEQVHNQRINQLRAALLPLEDNLSRALTVGSSGPGQIGTVIDGMAPALREEMHRTVRDFRATGTFGKPIVSALKSKGDGIALLLFVYQGQKFVEVLSSLNKKETSSLSDLWTLFESSIGMLAAGFAAVQGLSVTTLQAHIEQMDSAAGKLNTMSRLGRWSGIAGNAAFGFGALAAAIDLGKHSMQWTKALAEGNHQALAATTIQIAGDATLVGTNTWGAKHTTSIISQVLRKPAELRAIAWAESSPRLLGIAAQANLVGLIGTALQLLGEGLYNYFNLDALQKWLQASAWGTANLQRSLPEDWSALATVVQQPTCELIRESKRTYLQLRLPGVRTREMDSRQLQLLAYQQTRAVPIPGPYNSQLPTRRWQECSAAWAAVTVVVSQEDEALTLHLPIPDVLQTSDFALALNIGYQLEAERDLIHRTCFVLRDLRIATERGVRLPAQGRFTLDPVESLPTGLSKAPYWLFTRDEMATVDV; this is encoded by the coding sequence ATGACAGCCGCCGCCAATATCGCCGCCATGGCCAAGAGCGCCCAGGACACCCGTTCCCCGCTGGGAATGTGTCACTTGATGAGCGAAAAAGTGCAGCTGTTACCGCTGCGCTATGGCCTGGTCGAACACCTTGATCCTTCTTCTGAACTGAGCATGCCACTGAGCCTGAGCAGCCAACCGCTGGGCATTCGGCTGTTGCGTGACGGCTACCTGTACATCATCGATAACGGCAGCGGTTACTTGCACGAATACCGCATTGAGCAAGGCCAGATCAACAAACTGGTCTGGAAAGGCCAGGAAGTGGCCAGCGACACGCGCACAGCATCGGTTGGTGAACCGCAACTGATCTTCAGCCGGCAGCACACGCTGTTCGCCGGTTATTCGGAAATCCAGTGGACGGCCTACAAATGTTCGCAAGTGCTCAAGGACGCCGCAGAGCGTGAACGTCTGATGCAACGCATCGAACCGGCGAGTGCTTGTCCGGACAAGGGCGGTGCGCATTTGTTGAGCCAACGGCAGGCGAATACCTGGCTGGCAGAGGTTGCCGAAAAATCCACGCCAGTCGATCTGCCCGAAGGCGCCAACCCGCAAGAGCGCCAGCCATACGCCTGGGAAGACACCCCGCTGTTCAAGGGTACGGCAATTGAAACCCTCACCAGCCAAGTGCTGGGGGCGTATCAGAACGATTACCTGTTTCTGGTCTTGCGCGACGACTTCGGCGTGATGCGCGATCTGGCCAGCGCCCAACTGAATGTCGCGCACTGGCTCGATCAATGGAGCCGCGATGATGTCGCCCAGCGCCAATACCTCACCGGCGCCTACATTCAGTCGTTGTACGAAGTGACCCCGGCACGCCTTGATGCACTGGCCAGCACCGACCCCGCCGTCAAAGCCCTGAAGGACGAGACCAGCGCCGAGCAACAAGCGGCTGTCCACGACTACTTGCGGGCGAAACGTGACAACGCCGGGTCGCCAATCTTTGGTGACGAGGCTCATTGGCGAAGAGCGGCGATCAGCGACCCTTACGCACGCGCCGCCGTCAACTTGCAGGACGCACTGGGCGACGCGCTCTGGCAAAAACACCGGAGTACGATCACCACACTTCACTTGCAAACCTGGGAGGCGCTGTACGGAAAAGAGATCGGCCAACGCGGCATCGATCACCTGATCAACCGCAGCGACATGCAAGCGTTCGTCAGCCAGCAACAGACGCTGCTGAGCCATTGGCACAAGCGCTTGCAGGCCATTCGTGAAGATCGCCTGAACATGATCGTGGGTGGTCATTTTCACCGGGCGGCCTGGTATTACGACTTCCGCAACGACGAGCAGATCCGCCATCGCCTCGAAACCGAATTCCTCTGCGTGGCCGCTCTGTGCTGGAACCGCGAGGCCACGGAAAAACTGGTGACCTTCCTCGACAGCAACCTGCTGACCGTCGTGCCGGGGCTGGAGACCCTGACCCTGGCCGATCAGATGGACGTGAGCAAAAAACTCATGGACCTGAGCAGCTTCTCGATCAAGGTCGCGGCGGCGCAGGAAAGCCTTGATGCGGTGGACGTGCTGACCAATCAGTTCAGAAGTTTGATGAATGAGCGGTTGCCAAACTTTGCGGATTTGAATGTGCGGTTTAGTGGGCTGCAGAGTTTGTTGGATGGGGCGTACATGCCAGCGCATCAGTTGATCGCAGCGGATCAGTTGGATCGAGCGCATACAGAATTCAAACGCCAACAACCAATCGACCCCAACAGCTTCATCCGTGGCCTCGGTATTTCAACGCGCCTGCAACTGCTGCGCGAATTCTCCCGCAGTGGCCTGACCCTGCGGGCCGCGTCGGCGTCCGAATTCCAGGCCTTCAACAAAGCCCGCGATACCGCGCTCGACCTGCGCCGCCAACTCAAGGACAGCTACAAATTGCGTCACCGCGAGTTGTCGCGGCAGATCCATGGCCTGGCCCCATCCGGTAGCGAGCAGGTACATAACCAGCGCATCAATCAGCTCAGGGCTGCGTTGCTACCGCTGGAGGATAATCTCAGCCGCGCCCTGACCGTCGGCTCAAGCGGGCCGGGACAAATCGGCACGGTGATCGATGGCATGGCCCCGGCGTTGCGAGAGGAGATGCACAGAACCGTGCGTGATTTCCGCGCGACGGGGACGTTTGGCAAACCTATTGTGAGTGCGCTGAAATCCAAGGGCGACGGGATTGCGTTGTTGCTGTTTGTTTATCAGGGGCAGAAGTTTGTTGAGGTGTTGAGCTCGTTGAATAAAAAGGAAACGTCGTCTCTATCTGATTTGTGGACACTCTTTGAATCATCAATAGGAATGTTGGCTGCGGGTTTCGCGGCAGTGCAAGGTCTTTCGGTGACGACTCTTCAAGCGCATATCGAGCAAATGGACAGTGCCGCTGGAAAACTCAATACCATGAGCCGTTTGGGACGCTGGAGCGGTATTGCAGGGAATGCTGCATTCGGTTTCGGAGCATTGGCAGCCGCAATCGATTTAGGTAAACACTCCATGCAATGGACTAAAGCGCTGGCCGAAGGCAACCACCAAGCCTTGGCAGCCACGACCATACAAATCGCCGGCGACGCTACTCTCGTAGGCACCAACACCTGGGGGGCCAAACACACGACGTCGATCATCAGTCAGGTTCTGAGAAAACCCGCCGAACTGCGAGCTATTGCCTGGGCCGAATCCAGTCCCCGGCTGCTGGGCATCGCTGCGCAAGCCAACCTCGTAGGTCTGATCGGCACAGCCCTGCAACTGCTGGGCGAAGGCCTCTACAACTATTTCAATCTGGATGCCTTACAAAAGTGGTTGCAGGCCAGCGCATGGGGTACCGCCAACCTGCAACGCAGCCTGCCAGAGGACTGGAGCGCATTGGCAACGGTGGTGCAACAACCGACCTGTGAGCTTATCCGCGAGAGTAAGCGCACCTATTTGCAACTCAGACTGCCCGGCGTCCGCACACGGGAAATGGACAGCCGCCAACTGCAACTGCTGGCGTATCAGCAAACCCGCGCGGTACCGATCCCAGGCCCCTACAACAGCCAGTTGCCAACGCGGCGCTGGCAGGAATGTAGCGCCGCATGGGCCGCGGTGACCGTAGTCGTCAGCCAGGAAGACGAGGCACTGACCTTGCACCTGCCGATCCCCGATGTCCTGCAAACATCGGATTTCGCCCTGGCCCTGAACATTGGCTACCAACTGGAAGCCGAACGCGATTTGATCCATCGCACCTGTTTTGTCCTGCGCGATCTGCGCATTGCCACGGAACGTGGTGTACGGTTGCCGGCCCAAGGGCGTTTTACACTCGACCCCGTAGAATCCCTGCCCACAGGATTGAGCAAGGCCCCGTACTGGTTATTCACCCGAGACGAAATGGCGACTGTCGATGTTTAG
- a CDS encoding DUF6708 domain-containing protein: MFSKLFKHKKKPETKDSAPDIRSQRPSAGELRVKGLNETLFLAPLPVYTGQAQVSRRTFSAMNEIYLELGGSNFGMVELGKRLAIQIWFAFALAFIAPVLICLWLVIASPPEIDRKFFDIIWDVAQVFATGSLLLIIPIGAFIYGMLSNVRTLAKSYPVRFNRQRREVCYIDDTTHRVLIVPWESVVAWVARSQGVTSYGAMRDYTFGMGLEDEEHDTAQFILSAQPSDAHALGMWTSIRNYMEEGELVDAPNPMLALLGLTPTEDELKPYEGLHTFEIERKGARFTGSLDDGAAHLTAEQRHRYGYGKRTPWPLRWWYVRRILTFWKMPYLIAEWAHRKGRPTLPENVQAWSQPLPPSNGPNPVLPCKRPTHWSKLRWIKKARTSSMPVKRQGCIEQGPVRVVQSINPWAWLNERNESSAGFILFLLHLPLTQYPPSWRVSCKSPLNRHKTSARGHCPCARHGRKV; the protein is encoded by the coding sequence ATGTTTAGCAAACTGTTCAAGCACAAAAAAAAGCCTGAAACCAAAGACTCGGCACCGGACATTCGAAGCCAGCGACCGAGTGCCGGGGAACTGCGGGTGAAGGGTTTGAATGAAACTTTGTTCTTGGCGCCGCTACCGGTTTACACCGGACAAGCTCAGGTGTCTCGGCGTACTTTCTCAGCGATGAACGAGATCTATCTGGAGCTAGGTGGAAGTAATTTCGGAATGGTTGAGTTGGGAAAGAGATTGGCCATCCAAATATGGTTCGCCTTCGCCTTGGCTTTTATCGCGCCTGTACTCATTTGTTTATGGCTCGTTATTGCAAGTCCTCCAGAGATTGACCGTAAGTTTTTCGACATTATTTGGGATGTAGCACAAGTGTTCGCGACGGGTTCGCTTTTACTCATCATTCCCATCGGCGCCTTCATCTACGGCATGCTCTCCAACGTCCGCACCCTCGCCAAAAGCTACCCCGTTCGCTTCAACCGCCAGCGCCGCGAAGTCTGCTACATCGACGACACCACCCATCGCGTACTCATCGTGCCGTGGGAAAGCGTGGTGGCCTGGGTCGCCCGCAGTCAGGGCGTCACCAGTTACGGCGCCATGCGCGATTACACTTTCGGCATGGGGCTGGAGGACGAAGAGCACGACACCGCGCAATTCATCCTGTCGGCCCAACCCAGCGATGCGCATGCACTGGGCATGTGGACGTCGATTCGCAATTACATGGAAGAAGGGGAATTGGTGGATGCCCCCAATCCCATGCTCGCTCTGTTGGGACTGACTCCAACCGAAGACGAACTCAAGCCTTATGAAGGCCTGCACACGTTCGAGATTGAACGTAAAGGTGCGCGCTTCACGGGTTCGCTTGACGATGGCGCCGCGCACCTGACCGCCGAACAACGTCACCGTTACGGTTACGGCAAACGCACCCCATGGCCCCTGCGCTGGTGGTACGTGCGCCGCATCCTGACCTTCTGGAAAATGCCCTACCTGATCGCCGAATGGGCGCACCGCAAGGGCCGCCCGACCCTGCCGGAAAACGTGCAAGCCTGGTCGCAACCCCTGCCCCCGAGCAATGGGCCAAACCCAGTCCTGCCCTGCAAAAGGCCAACGCACTGGTCAAAACTGCGATGGATAAAAAAGGCGCGAACTTCGTCGATGCCTGTAAAGCGGCAGGGTTGCATTGAGCAAGGCCCGGTACGGGTTGTTCAATCGATCAACCCGTGGGCGTGGCTCAATGAAAGGAATGAGTCCTCCGCCGGATTCATTCTTTTTTTGCTTCATCTTCCGCTGACACAATACCCGCCGAGCTGGCGCGTTTCCTGCAAGTCCCCCTTAAATCGCCATAAAACGAGCGCTCGCGGTCATTGCCCCTGCGCCCGGCACGGCAGAAAGGTTTAG